Within the Gossypium raimondii isolate GPD5lz chromosome 12, ASM2569854v1, whole genome shotgun sequence genome, the region aataaaatttcatatagaaataaatctaaaaaaattgaatgcaTGTGGTGTTTAATTTGTGAAGTAAGCCTAATTTAGTTTGGTAAGATAGCAGGCGCACATCTGTTAGTTGATTTTTTGGTAcagtattttaattaatttaatgtaaggTGATTAATGAACTGTCTAAAATAACCTCAATAATGGGTCATCTTATTCaactataagaccatgtctaatgaattttgacttttcatgttgttgtaaaatttgtaaataattatttagaaaattgtGATTAACTCTGGTATATATCtctaattaatattaagttttgatgaatcttaatttaattagttaatgattattttcatttttaattacgGTGAGTCAAGATACAgacaattttatcaattataaaataaaaatattagttatccAAAAAATTTTCAAGCCCAAACATTTGGACTAAAGCAGTCTTGAATTCTGCCCacttgaaattgaataataCTTCCCCAATTCCAcaacaattcaattaattaatagttttaaaagattaggaaaaatattaagttagcGGTAGGTGGTAAACTGACTTTAAAGCCTATGCTTTgacttgtattttgatttattacttCCCTATGTTAGGGCTTAGTGCATCACTCTCATTTTTGGCACTTCCTTTGACAAGCTTCGCCCAAAATTCTTGAACAACAATATCAATcacattttgaataattttattgaaaaccaACTAGTTCAACTACTTGGGCTTGAatgcaagtaaaaaaaaaaggttagacACGAGATTTCAGAGGAAATAgaagtttttttaattgattatgaCTCGTTTTTTTTGAATCAGTGATAGATTCAGTATCTTTAAAGTCATGACCCTTGTTTCAATGGTATTTACTAAGGTTTCGCTGGTTACACTAAAAAGAACGTGGTCATCGTCGACAGACGGAATGCACCGGCTTGTGGAGGTCTAATTTGGTGGCTgaaatctattattttaatgtagCTTATGCTAGTGTCGTTTGTGTTCTTGCTAGCATTTTTCTTTGGAAGCAATGGGCTTAAGTTAAACGTTTTTTCACTATAGCTTGATTTTGGTCAAACGTTATATATTGCTTTGGGCTTATGTTCCAATATATCGGGCCTCTATGACTTTTTTAATGGGATGATGAGAAGTGGGCTTGGCATCAATGGGTCATGGATGCAAAGATGAGTTCCAAAGTTGACAAGATCCAAGCCGACTCAACAAATTGAACCCCTAAAATAGGGTCTATCTATTAGGTAGCCTTGGAAAACTAAAATCTGTCTTTAATCTACTATAAATGGAAACCCTTTGATTGTTGAATTTCAACATTAGGCTGATTACAATTTTGTTGGATAAGATTTCATTAAACTGATGATTGATTGAGAGTCTAAATGATTTCAACTGTCTTCTGATTAATAGCTTTATATCTCCATCTCTCTTTCTCCAAAAAATCAGCATCCAAGAACCTGGAAACAAATGCCCATACCCTATACACGTCTTCAAAATTTGTCAAGAATCCCAATGCAGCAGTGACCACTGTTATTCCACAACCCAAATTATGTCTCCTATTGCTCGACAACACTGTCTCCAATgccttcttctccttctcctcTTCATGCTTATCCGAGAACCAAATGTGGTGCAAAGTTCCAATGCTCAAAGCAATGTTGTTTCTATCAGCCAGCTTTTGCACCATTGTAGGATCGATCCTTTCTCCTTTCCAATCGAATACATTGAATGCCACTGCGGGTCCTCGGTCAAAGCTTACTTGGGGTCCATAGATTCTGACAGCAGGGACTCCGGTTTCTGAATGTGGGTGTTGAAGGCTCGTCAGTGCATTCACCAACCAGTTGACCAGGTTCCTTGTCCTGCTCTTGATTAGTACCACCCCTAATGAATCTGCATGATCCAAGCTTCTGCATTCgaattttgggtttttgttcTCAAGGGTATTGCTGGTGCTACCAGGTTCAAAGGATGCTTCTATCACTTCTTCAATTTCAGAAAATGATACggtctttttctttgttttggttcCTTTTCCTTCAGGTTTCTGTACTTCATGACTGGCTTCATCTTCATCGTTCTTGTGTTGGATAGAGAAGGGGCCTGAGAATGAACCTTGAATAGGAGGAAATTCATCcactttcttttttgtttcaatgCTAGAAACTATAGCTGGTTTATCGGGGATTCGAGCTGGCCATGATACAGGGATAAGATTCACTATTCCCACACTTGTGGTTGAATCTTTCAGAACTGAAGTACTGGATTTCTTGACAAACAAGCAACAAAATCCAGATGGGTTCTCACCAAAAACCTTGTAAAATGAGCATACCAGGAAGTCGGGGCTAAAGAGAGAAAGCCCCAAGGTGTCCATGTCTTTAGCTCCCAATGCAGATGCATCAAGCAACAGATGCCATCCATTCTCCCTTGCCAGGCTCATCCACGTATATGAATATCTCGACCCTGTAACCCTTGATTGAAGTGGGAAAACGAAAAGTCCTTTTTTCTTGCGCTTGCTTATCTTCTTCCTCAGTTTGTCCGTCTGTATTTCCAGATTAGGCCATGAGAAACTAGCCGAGATGGCTTTTGCTCCTCTATTCTTAGACCTCTCAATCATCACTTCCACGGCCTCACTTTGATGGTCATAAACCGTTACAAGGTTTCGACTATACTGAAATGGATAAGACTCTGCAACAAGCTTGAAAGCAGCTGATTGATTTGCAGTGAAAATAAAGTTGTAATCAGCTTCTGAGATATTCATGAAAGCCATGATCCTTTTCCTCATACTGGACTGAAATTCCGACTCTTCACCACAATACAATAGCTGAGATTTCAAGCTTACTGATTTGTAGGAAACATCAAAAAATGGGGACTCTAAAGATGATGAAGTAACAGGAGATCCTGGACATTGATTTTCAAGCTGAGAATAAGAGAAAAGGCCATGGCCAATGTAATCAAGGTAGACATGGTTGGTGATGGAAAGATGATAGTATTCATGAGCTCGGATTTTGTCAGCTTCATCCGTTTGGGAATATTGAGGGTACACTTTgttgaaataagaaaaagtttCCTCAAATGAAGGAAGGGATTCATGGTTGGTGAAGTTGAAATTTGGGTAGAGAGTAGCAACCGTGCTTACCTCAAACTTGTATCGAAATGCCTCCGCCGCGGTGATCGGAGTCTCAGACGTCGCAGAATGAGACTGGGGAAGTCCTGGAAATGGATTCGGACAACAACCGGAACAGCAGGCTTTTGCGGCGTCTCTTATCCATGGTGATTGCATTGTCTTGTATTATGAGAATTGGAAAGGTTTGTCTAATGGAAACCCCCATCAACATTCAGCAAGAAGCATACTCAATGCATGTTCTTCAACTTAAGTTTATAAAAGACATGCATGATCCAATGTGTTGCTAATTAATGCACAATTGTTTTTGATTAAAtccattttctttgttaatctcAAACATGAAGTACTTCCTTACGAAGTAAAagtgaaaagaaatcaaaagaaggGAAGAAGGGAGACTGAATTATAAGACTAAACCGACAACTTTGTATTGTGTAATGAAGAATGACCTAAGCTTCTTCATTAcatttaattgatcaaattgtgAAACTTAAGGAAGTGATCCCTTTTCTAagaaatttcttttatgtacacacatcaaatgaatcaaaacaTGTTAGAAAAGGAAATCCTTAATGTCAATGTCGATACTCGTAAATTGCTCAAATTCGAGTATAAGtatcgaatatatatataatataagtataatttttttcttttaattttgtttaataatttctaGAAATCATATCTTTCTATCCAATTTTAGAACACAAATACTATAAGAAACAGTCGGAGCAACATGATTATCCATACAATATTGAACATAAAAAAAGATATTGAAGTGTTACAAACAAGCCAATTGGCTTATTAATTGCCTTAATTGTGTAAACATTATTGATTTCTTATGATTCACTCTCTTATATGATGGTATGTTTTTCCACCCGGCCCCGAGTGTTGCATCAACAAAGACTCTTTGGCTAAGTCGTCGTTTTTCTGTTTTTGTATTTGAAATTTGGGATTGTGTGCCGAACGTCTTCCAAAAGCATTATGCTTCCTAACTACAGCAAACATAGGATGATTTTGGAACAACAACGCATATTTATCCGATGCGagcaacaaaatttaaaggtcAAAATCTACCGGGAATCCTATACTAttatatcaagtttattttagtccctctactaaAAGTTGCTTTAAgttagttaaaaaaaattcaaatcataacataattataatttattgttaaattattgataatttgaacaaaattatGTTATATCCAACTGATTTTTCCATAATCCGACTCAACCCATAAAACCCCAACcatcttaaaaaatttatgtattttaaactATTGCACGCCATTCCGCTTAATATAATTTTGGCAAATTATCAGTAACTTAAcgataaattgtaaaagtgtcttgatttgaataaatttttaatatataaaggCTAACCAGAAACAACTTTAAGCCGAGGGATTAAAATGAACTTTATACGGTAGTACAAGTACTCTCAATAGACTTTTACCAAAATTTAAGAGGaatgaattattgaaatataattttttaaagtaacttatgtataatttttatggACCCTTCCCACCACATAATTTATGGTCtctttccaattatttaatgacattacaataatttttttccatgttattgacacataattttgatttttttattttgaacacaGAATCTCGAACCTAAAACTCCGAACTCCAAACCCGAACCCTGAACCCTAAACCTTGAGTCTCAAACCTAGAACCCCGAGTTCGAGTTTGGGGTTTAGAAAATTCAAGGTTCAAGATTTAAGTTTGGATTCAAGTTTAGGTTTGGGGTTTAGAGTTTGAACTCAGGGTTTGAGTTTGGGTTTTAATGTTTAAGCTTTTAAGTTTGGGGTTTAAGATTTTGCTTCGAGATTctgggtaaaaaaaaaactaaaatcatgtgttaatgacatgaaaaaaattgatgaaatgtcattaaattattgGAAGAGACTATAGATGATGTGGTGAGAagggtccataaaataattttaccatttatttagTTAAAGGATATTAATATCTTTTTATACTTATTACCTGCATATTCCCATACATCTAGCCCATTCAGTGAACCAAACTACATAATACTTATAACATTCTTATTCTATTCTCATCACATAGCTATTCAATACTTACTCTATTCCATTTTTGTGAACCAAACGTGCTGAAAATGTAATATGATAAACACGCCAActtaattatacaattttatacTACAAATCAGTTCCCCAAATAAAATCTCCTATCACATTAAAAGTTTTGATTATATCTTTGCTTTGCTTAATTCTTGCTTGAATTATCTTCAATTACGAGTGCTAAAAATTCTCATAAATCATCAATTATAAATCGAAACAATTTTGATCAAAACACTCCAATCAAATCATAATAGCTTAGTAGATATTCCTCAATGCAACGCACTTAcataaatcatttgttttacTCAATGATTTTATAATGAACTACATGTTATGAGATTGATAATCTTACTCGTTAAATGTGGTTTGATTGAATCGTgtgaatgaatttaaataaaaatcctCGCGAATATTACTATTTTTGGTAACaggttgaaagaaaataaatcctCGGCGGTATTGAAATTTAGGCCATGCAAAAAGACAGGATGTAGTTTAAGCAAAaagaaattgtaattataaCAATGTGAAACTATACCAAGATTGGTTATGCATGGATGGTAATAATTATGATGTGGTCAGAAGATATCCTTTGTAGAACAGTAGTAATGGACTGGTTGATTATTAGAGAACTTGTGACTCCATGCCCAACATCTCGGGTGAATTCTCAATAATTTGCACCTCTTTGTTAGGGGAGATTCACAGCTGAGTTCAAATAATGTGCTTAGAGTTCAAATATTCACACTCCATTTTTCCAAGATAGAAAGTTAAAGAGTTCATATGTAAGAAGCTGACTAATTATGTCAGGCCGCACTGTAACAAATGTGAAACCAGGGCATTGATTGCCCCAACTTCCAACAAAACCAGAATCAAGGATGCCGTGAGCCATAACAGTTTTACCAACTATGACACAATACAGTTTCTCTTACCACCCAAAAACAGGCAATATTGCAGAAAAGCTATGATTAATTAACACAATGTGTGCAACATAATGCAAAAGCCACAGAGAAAAATGAAGATATCTTACCTTTTTGAGTGAGCTACGAACAAAAGGGGCTATATACATGGATGATTTATTAAGTTGAATCAGTTAAAGGGCAACTCTCCTTTGGCAGGTTAACTACATGATGTGGAGTTATCATCTACCTGCCAATGCAGAGAAGCCCTGCAACCAGTTCAGGACTTAGTGATGatcaattattgattttgtggcACAAGTAGGGCTTAAAACAACATGCACCAATGGTGGATAAGTTGTTTAAGGCACATATAGGATATAGCATATGCTGAGGATATCCTTTCCTTTGGTGCCTGCTTTCTACGCAAAAGGCTCTTTTTACATGGAAAAAAAAGGGGTCTCTTTGACAGATTCTACGCTTTGCTTGATTTTGACTAATGAATGCTGTCAATATTCTCTTGAATATAGGAAGAGGGAGAAACCAGCGTAAAGAAGGGAAGATGCCTAACTTTTCCCATTAATGTCTTCCTTACattaaatttttggttaaattctactattagtccctatactttttcaaaatttaaaatttcagtcttcTCCAAACAATAACCgtcaaaattaattaagttaaagctctgttattttcaaaatttgatgcgGCAGGCACATTATCATATGTATAATGTCATGTTAGTTTGTTATTAATTTACACATAGTACTCACTAAAACTCCAATTAATGGATTAATGACTTTTATTTGCATCAAGACtgcaattttcaaaatt harbors:
- the LOC105765185 gene encoding uncharacterized protein LOC105765185 → MQSPWIRDAAKACCSGCCPNPFPGLPQSHSATSETPITAAEAFRYKFEVSTVATLYPNFNFTNHESLPSFEETFSYFNKVYPQYSQTDEADKIRAHEYYHLSITNHVYLDYIGHGLFSYSQLENQCPGSPVTSSSLESPFFDVSYKSVSLKSQLLYCGEESEFQSSMRKRIMAFMNISEADYNFIFTANQSAAFKLVAESYPFQYSRNLVTVYDHQSEAVEVMIERSKNRGAKAISASFSWPNLEIQTDKLRKKISKRKKKGLFVFPLQSRVTGSRYSYTWMSLARENGWHLLLDASALGAKDMDTLGLSLFSPDFLVCSFYKVFGENPSGFCCLFVKKSSTSVLKDSTTSVGIVNLIPVSWPARIPDKPAIVSSIETKKKVDEFPPIQGSFSGPFSIQHKNDEDEASHEVQKPEGKGTKTKKKTVSFSEIEEVIEASFEPGSTSNTLENKNPKFECRSLDHADSLGVVLIKSRTRNLVNWLVNALTSLQHPHSETGVPAVRIYGPQVSFDRGPAVAFNVFDWKGERIDPTMVQKLADRNNIALSIGTLHHIWFSDKHEEEKEKKALETVLSSNRRHNLGCGITVVTAALGFLTNFEDVYRVWAFVSRFLDADFLEKERWRYKAINQKTVEII